The following is a genomic window from Acipenser ruthenus chromosome 19, fAciRut3.2 maternal haplotype, whole genome shotgun sequence.
TGGATTCAAAATTCGATTCAAAATTCGATTAACTGGGACACCAGAGACACAAACTTGTCTGAGCTGTTTGAGGTGCTGGAGAGACAGAGAATAGGTGAACATGCAAATGGAAGAATTTACATTCGGTTCTGGGAATGCAAAACAATGAATTGTATTAAAACATCAAAACTGAGCTTGTGGTAAATTCTAACTCAACtaaacagcaaagaaaaaaaaaaatctccaaaaccATGATCATTGCAGGGCACACAGGCAGTGAGGCTGCAGTCATGTGTTCTTCCACATAATGCGCCTGTTGCCCATGAGCAGCCCTGCAATAATactgtctgctgtggctccctCCGGAGCGGTGAGGAATGGAACACGGGAGACACGCATCAGCACCGAGGTCACCGACTTCTCGCTTTACTGTTTCCACTGGTCCCACGTGACCTCATCTAGGAATGTGTACGTGAGGGGCTGCGTTAGAGAGCAGGGTCACCCAGGGTAGAGACAGGAAGCACCTCCCCCTCTTGACTGAGTTCCAGCCTCTCTACTGCAGCGGTATGGAGGCAGGATTGCCCTGGTTTACCCTAATAGCCTGCAGGTCTGAAGTGGCAGAGACCCTTCTCTTACCCCTCTATGGTCGGCAGACAGGGAAGCTGTGTGGATCACAAACCCACCTCCATCAGCAATCTCCAACGAAGGCGCCGTTTAGCACCAGTTggctttgtttattaaatgccttGGGTTAAGACAGCAGAATGAAGGTTGGGATAAAGGTTAAATAGTCCAAACACAGAAGGAAAAAAAGTTGGTAATGAAAAACAGATGTAAATTGCTCATTTACCAAGTattaaaaagttgtatacaaggtATGATTCTGTTTCTCATTAAATATGACTTTTTAAATCTTGACTGGACCCCCCCCCGtcgctcaatcccaggtggaacAATCCTTCACCCCACATGTTTGATGTCAGGAGGGCTGATTGGAACATGGATGACGGGCGCAGTGGATATTTCAGCCTGCATTCCAAACCTGGAGTGAATTTCTAAAGCTATCTTTAGGGCCCTGCTCTATTACTGACCTCTATATTTCTCATTTTGACTGCCCTTTTCACCCTCTCATGTTATTCAGAAACAGAAATGTGTTGCACCCCTATGTACTCGCACCTTTTCTGTTTGTTACTGAACAGAGCTCATTTTCCATTGAACTCCAATGTATAAAAAACATCAAAGGTTAGCCCCGGGTTAGCCTTACCATGAGGATCTCTTCCAGGTGTCTCGTCTCCTGCTCCAGCAGCTGGAGCTCAGGGAACTGGCCTCTGTAATCATCCAGCGTGGAAATCAGTGTGTTCAGGGCCTCCTCGACGCCGCTGTCCACAGACTTGGCTTTCTCACTAGGCACTTCCCAAGTGTCCTCAGCCTGGCCTGGCCTCTCAACCTCAGAGGCCCCCTGCTGGCTCTGCCGCTGTTCAGTCCTGGGGGCCGCAGCCAAACCCTCCGTCACAACGCCCGCCTCTGTGAGGGCTGGGGAAGAAAGCTGGTCCGTGGACTGGGTTGTGGTTTCCGGCAGTTGGGCTACCACCACAAGTGAGTTCCTAGTCACATCCCCACTCTCCTTGGGCTTGCTGCTCACTGTGCTTTGAGAGTCTGTGGCCCTTTGCTGGGTTTCCTGTTCTTTTAGGTCTGGGGTTTTCTCCACCCTTTCAGGCGTGGAAGGAACCTCCATGATGATATCATCCACCGATATAGCATCGAAAGAGACAGTAGTCTCCGCAACAGCGTCCGTGGGAAAAGTTTCTGTGGCAACAGTCTCCGTAGCTACACTCTCTACAATGGCAGCGTCCGCGCTGGCTTCGCTGATGTGGCTGAGAGACCGCGAGTAGCGCACATGGCCGTTGGACACCACCACCTCGCTCTTCTCCCTGTCCTCCTCGCATGGCTCCTCCTCCTGGCTGGCTGGATCGCCGGCGCTCGCAGGTTCCTCCTTGGGGGCAAAGGCGATCTCGATGATGGGGGCCGCAGCCTGGATCTCGGGCTGGACCACAGTCTTCTGGGCGTGCCGCTGGTTGATGGGCAGCTGTGGGCTGGACGAATCGTCTGAGGACTCCGAGGAGTTGGACCAGGCAGCAGGGTTCTCCATCTCCTCCTGCCGGCGTAGCATGttctgaagagagagagagagagagagacaaggcaGGATTCATATGGGTGGCTGACGGATCAAGTCAAGGAATGATCCCATTCAAATACCATAGATAAAAGTATCCATCTGCATGCTTAAAAACTGGGTCATCATTACACAGCAATACAGCGGACATTAACAATAGAAGTCTCTATGATACGGTACACGGCAGCGTATCTTTGAATTCTGCAGTTTAGGGACAGGTTGAATAAAGGAACCCAAGGGAAAGCATTGCTGGGTAAACACCTTGAGGAAGATCCTGCAAAAAGGTTCTGCAAAGCAGCCCTAACTCAACAGCACGAGGGTGAGGGATTAGCAGACCAGCAGGAAGTGGACACTACGACCCACCAGGACCACACGCTACAGTTACTGCACCACCACAACGTGAGGGGCACCCAGGGAACGCCTTTCACTGGAGGAACCGTTATCCAGTGCTCACTCTTGCTACTAAAGAACCCATTTATTTTTGGTACAAGACCATCTTTTAGCTACAAACAGACACTCCACTGGTTATTTTGTTACGTCTCCCAAAGGGGTTACAGCTCGTAAAATAATTCCAGAAATGGAactgcatgacaggtaagatttacagCATTCATGACCTTTAACACCTTCCTTCAAGTAATCACAGAGACTTGGGCTAAATGATCCAGTCCCGTCTCCCTTGTGGTGGCTCTGAACACAGCTAATGCAACACCAGGCTACCAGGACTCGAAACCGACCTAATGTCAGACTACAGAAACTTACATAGAGCTTGGTATCACAAGAACCAAGGCGGGCGGATGTGACATCGCCACACAAGCAATTCCGAGACAGCTTTTCAACCAATGTTTCTCGGAAAACATCCAATAAGGACCATCTGTGCTGCTCTGTAGTGGCTTGGGGATGGTTCTTGAGGATTGAAGTAAACAGGATCATCAAACAGCGACTGACATGTTAATTACCTGCTGCTTTACAGCCTAAACTAACCCACACAAAATGAATACTGTCACAGTTAAAGGTGTAGTGTCCCATTCACTTTTAATATGGTTAAATATTGAGTTCCCTTATATTAAGATACCAGCTTGTGCAGCTGTTTTGTGGAAAATGTTATTggtataaaaacattaaaaaaggacTATTCTTCCTGAGTCGTGACAAGGGTTCACAATGTAGTTTACATTATGCCCTATTGCTGTACCAAGGAACATGCCCTTTTTTGTCTCACAGACGACTAAACCTACATTTGGGGCATTATTAACTTACACCAAGGTTATATTAAAAAGGCTGGCAGGAATATAGACCCAACAGAAATAAGAACTGGAGCAGGAGCTTGGCATGTCCAGTATATGCAGCCCCCCTGCAGTGCACTCTGGTTGATTAAAAACCCTTACATAGAAAGCTTGCTCCCGCAGGGAAGGTGTGTCCGGGGGACTCTGGTTGTAGGTGGAGAACCTCTTGTTCACTGTGGCGGTCTTATTGACAGTGCTGGCCGCTGAAGACTGGTCGTCCTTATCGAACGGGCTGAAAGAAAAGCAGAGGAAGGAAAGGATGACAAGAAGAACCGGTGAGGTCTGCTTGAATGATCTGAACTGTGGATGATCTCAATAACAACACCCTACCATAGCTCTGAACTCTGCTCCCCTGCTCAACTCCTTCCAGCTGCATTGCATTTGTACTGGGGCAGCTAATCAATCACCCAAGCTGGGGGTTTAGAACTAACAACAGCAGGATTAACAGGGTGAAAAGGACGGCTGCATTCAGATGTCTGGATCAGTAATTGGCCCTCTTTGGTTTGTGTGGTTTTGGAACAGGGCTGAGCAGAGGGGACGAATGTGTTTCCAGGTTCTAGTACTTACTTCCACGTCACCTCCAGGCTGAGTTTGATTGTTCCGAGGTCGTTGATATCCACTGCTACTGTCTGGGGGAGGGCGGCAAACAGGTCCTTCGTCTCACAGCACACGTTCCCCACTACCACGTGATTGGCCAGGCTCTTCAACTCTGTTACCTGTTCAGGCAATGTATGCACACACACTTCATAACAGGCAGAAGTCAGTTATCCTCCCACAtatttatttgcaaacacatGCCCTGCATTCTATCTTTGGGACGCAGCCATTCACAATCCTACAAAAGAAACAAAGGAAAAGCCAGAACTTCTGTAATTCCGGAATCTGGATAAAGTTCCAGCCCACCCTGGCTTCCGACTCTTTTGGGGAAACATTTTCTAAGCATTTCACATTTATTACATGTTAGAAAACAGGAAGTGGTCAAATAAAAAACGTAAAAACCTTGCACAGGAGAAAAAGCGAAGTAAAGTGATATAGCGCAATGCAGTACCGTCCAGCGCCGTTCCCGTACCACGCTTCCAATGGTTAACACAGAGTCCCTGCTTTAACATGCAGGAGCAGCAATGCTGTGCAGCATTACTCCAGGTCAGCACTGTGTGATTAGGAGAGTTTAATAGCATTGAGTGGAAAGGCAGCAGTGGTTTCTGCAAACCAAGCAAGATTTACCTGCCCCTCGCAGGAAGCAAGTCTAATTCGGAATTAGGTGGAGAGGCTGAGAGAACCCATGCAGGGTCACAACGCAGGCTGTCCCAGTCTAAAAGCACGCAGAGCGCCCGTGCATACTGAACTGCTGAACAGACTTCCAAGAACACATGAATCTGTCACAAGGGCATAAACAGTTTACATAAAAGTTCCCCTCCATGTCAGTCCGAACAAATCTGGAGCTCCTCACTGCATAGCAAACTTTTCCCTCTGAATAAACAGGAATAAGCTGTTTAAACAAATGCATGCCCTTCTATGAAAACCTTGCTCTCTTCCCAGCTTTCTGACAGGACAGTATGTGCAATGGAATAGAACAAACCATTGAGGTTTTAGCATGATtacattgtgtgtttgtgtgcctcTCTTACAGTACCATACGTTTGAGCTGGGAGTCTCCCTGCATATCTAGTTCCGATGCCAGTaagtactgctgtactgtacaggAGCAGATGGCCAAGGTGTAAAGCTCCCCAAGCTGCTAAGCTCCAGGGCTCCCTGGCTGCGAGAGTCAATGGAACTCGTTGTCTAAACCCTGTGGAGTCCGTGTGACATTAGCTGCTACGGTCGGTTACAATCAAATCTGCACCAGTAGGGGCTAGGTGGCTCAGCAGGTGCAGTCACAACACTATATAATCAGATCCATCTCATGTGTCAGCTTTGCACTCCCCCAAGTGGATATCAATGTAATCCACACCTAAAAACACCCTCTACACGAGAGGCCCAGGagtgaatggcaggcaggggttCAGGTCAGATTGGGGTACACTTGCAGAGCTACGAGGAGAAGCTCTCAAGGTGCCTGTGCCCTGCTCTTTCAGGGGTACTACATTCACATAAACCAAGGAAAAATTAAATCAGTAATAAAAATTACCTTTTGAAGAAAGCATATGAATACAACTAAGATATTCCTGCTATTTACTAAAATGTGCCACTGCCTTCGCATGTGCTTAAAAACAGACGATGGCCTGTAACCATGGGCCAGCCCCACGAGTCCCGTGGCTGTGAGCTGTCGGGCTGCTCTTACCTTGATGGAGAGGAACTCTGTGATGAGGGGCAGGAAGACCATCTCCTCGCTGTCCCACACCTGCTTCCCGTTGATCTCGATCCGGCCCCTCAGCTTCCAGCGCTGCCGTCCGAACTTCATGAAGATCTGGAGACCAGGCGCAGGATTAACACATTGTCAAagagaccatttaaataacaggtagagatgccagttaaaaatactcaaaacattacaaagtagcctgtcctcaaatgaggccagtggcacttaatgggttaataataaatacatcaatcaatcaatcaatcactccaAACCCTCGAAGGACAGTGGATTCTTGAACCTGCTTCTTTCTAACACCACAATGATTTCCTCATTGCAGCGTgattggttgtttgtttgtttggcccagTCTGTTTCAAGCTGACCTCCCTGGTTGCAGAATTGCCGAGGATGACAATCCCTCACTGATGAGCTGTGAATGAACTCAGTTGGATGGCAGTGTATCATATTAGCTGGTTGTCTCACTGAGAGAACTTGGAACCACAGCGTCTCTGACCGACACCAGAGCCAAGATCATTCCTGATCAGGTTCAGTTTAAAGCAGTGTCCTGAAAGCTCTCTGATTGTAGCCGAGAGCACTTGGATCACAAGTACTGGAGGACATTACTGGAATACCTGCATGATTCACTTCCAATCGGTCTGAAAGCTGTCTCTTGTGATCGAACACAGCTATCACATCTTAAGATTAAGATTGGTTTGGATACCACTCAATCAGGATGGATAGCAGACTTTGAAGGTTAGCCAGGCTAAACACGCTATCCTCTATGACTTGGTGCTTTGGCCTCTCTGAACATCAGCTGTGTGCTTCCAAAGCCAGTGAGCGACTATTAAACCCATGACTGTTAATAGGCTGCAATAGACTAGTGGaggaacacattttgtttttcaagatCCCTGTAATAACCAGTAAGCCCCTGCAACTGTAGCACATGATCATTTGAGCAGCGATTGAACTTCTCACCTCATACTGGTCACCAGCACACAGCCTCGCAAAACCAGCCAGtcctgcaacagaaaaaaaaggaagTCAGCAGGTCAACATCAACACAACAAACACTAAAACTAGCAAAGCCTGGAGCCAGATGCAACTCTGAACACTCTGATTGTACTTTATCAAAGTCACCTCGTGTCAGATCTCCAAAACGACTGGGGGGTGCCGGTGAAGAGCTGGAAACTGAGGCGATACGCGTTGTTTGGGTTTGTTGGCCAAACCCTGTGAACACAAATAAACTTTCCGCTCGctcactcactctctccctccctgcctgcctgccctgaTAAGCACAGCCATCAGAACCCATTCAGAGGACATCCTGTTTTGAGTCGGATAACACATTGAAGCCCTGTGTTCCCATGTTCCTTTCCCTTTTGCTttggaaatactttttttatgctGCCTGACAGATGTTTCCCTTGTCTTTCCTCTTTCTACATTAAAGGACTGGGGGCTACTGCTGTGGTGCCCACAAAGATACCAAACTAGTCTACAGAGTGTATATTAAAATCAAACATATAGGAGATCCTACAAATCAGTGAACAACTGTCTAACAATCAATTTCCATTAATGGCTACACAAACATTTATGTATGTCTTACGGAAATAAGACAGtcgtattgcatagcagtttcaccgattccaggttttaatacaagcttgattagccacagtgtataggtaacaagctcaggggtgtcttaataaactcattgcaaaaccaggactggatcaaactgttatTCATTTGGAGTCTTGTATCCATCCCTGTATGACTTAACTTATTCACATCATTTATAAGCAGTTCATAACTGTAACATGAAATTAGTTTTATTTTCCTAATACCCCAGTTGGCAGGATTATATAAGCTTCTAAGTTTGACTGCTGCACGTACTGTCAGACTTCATAGCCACAGATAAAATAGGCAGGCTTGCTCAGTCTTGTGCCATTGGTCCCCAGAGTGAACTTCTTGTCATTCGCAAGCTTTCAGTATCTCAGAGGTAATTACTGGTTCACAGCATACCACTTGGGCACCTTCTCTGTGTCTGGACCCCTGAATTCCTCGGGGCTTGCTAACATTActgcaggagtcttatttccatcccggtTTATCTTTGCTTACCTTTCATCTTCACCTGGAACTCTCCCAGCTGGTTCTCCAGCTCACTCTCTAGCATGCACATATtctaaaacaaaagagaaaagaaCCATGAAATTTGCAATGAAACATGAATGAAACCTACAATACGGGAAAGTGCAGCATTTCCTAACATGTTTCGGAATCTGTTCCTTGGGGTTCATCTTCCTTTTCTGAACTTGAAATAAAGGGAATTGCCAGAGAAAATGTTGagactgtttgtgtgtgtgaaattGGACAGACTTTTTTGTACCCCTACAGACGAGAATGACCTATATGCTGTAagctttccttattattatttacccGTAGGGCATATATGGTAGAGCCAGCCACAAGGTCACCCTGAGGTCTTCTAGCTCTGCCAAAGTATACAAACTGTTTCCTGGAGATAGAGAGTGGCTCAGCTGACACGTACTGCTGCTTTACAGAATAGCAGAGCTGGATCACAGGCAGCCAAAACCCAACTAATCGCAGGAGTCTGCAGCCCTTGTAGAGCGTTACCAAATACAACATGGGGAGCACATTAGCGCACAGACCGATTATTCAGAGAGACACAATCAGCTGTGTCTTCAATGGCTTCATAcaggtaaattagcccaatcaacaccactgACCCCTGCCCTGGGTGTCATCGTCTGCTTGCTGCTCAGTCCCAATCATCCGTACAACTCTATAACACAGGATTCAAATCTCCTGCCCGATGGGTGCTGTGGAACGCGTAGTGAACGTCACagtgggtgtgtgtttggaggCTGGATGGGAGTTACCTCAGTGTACTCCTTGTAGCCCTTGTTGGCCTCTGCCAGGCTCTCTCGTGCCTCTCTGCTGCCGGGCGAGCCCGCGGTGTAAGCCTTCACCATCTTATTGGCTCCGTCCCTCAGTCTCCGGTGCATGCAGTAGGCCTCGTAGAGCTCGTCAATCTGAAACAGCACAGAGCGGAGGGGTCAGTCACAAGGGACAGTGGACTGTGTGACCGCTTGCACGAAGCGCCAAGGGCCAGATTCtcaaaagctatttactccagtTCGTCATTAGCGcaatttttttctgaatggaaaaCACCATCAATTAAATTTcttaaacaaataagaaacaacgtATTCAAAGTGTTAGTAGTTGTttgtttctggtttggtaactttattgggtgatTTTCTCCTTTGCACGGTGGTAAAATTGTACTAATGATGAactggagtaaatagctttgataatTTAGCCCCAAGTGATTTTCCCTTATCTAAGGTATGAATTTAGTGCTTTAAGTTGACTGCTGTAACACCCTTTAAACTCAGGAAACACTTTAGGGGTTACAAAGGGGAAAACCAAGGGCAAGTTTAACTTGGGGTGTTTTATAGGGGTTACGAAGTTGAAAACAGTAATGGGGGATCCAATACCCAGTATTGTTTCAACCCCCTTTTCCTTTCGTCTATCACATCAGTAAGGGTGGCTAAATAATCGGAGAGGAACTGCTCCCCCTACAAGCCTACAAAAGCAAACTGCCTGCTCAGAAACCTGCAATATGAATCCCTGCGTCCCTCTGGTGAATTCAGAAGTCTCTGTACAGCCACTCATGCGGGAAGCCTTATCATCTTTTACCATCTCGGCAGCTGCTTCCTCCCCCAGCATCTCGCTCGTTTTAATAACCCATTTGGAGAGAAAGCTGAAAGAGCCTTGCTTAAATGGTTTGCTTAAATGCTTTAGCATGTTGTCTGCAGCAATAATCCTACTTAGGGGGTTTCATTACTTCTGTCACATACCCTGAACCCATTTGAGAGATATATAGAATACAGAGAGCATGAGCACTCTATTAGGAATGGATCTGCACTCTCTCTACCTGTTGATATATAGAGAGCATGAGCACTCTATCAGGAATGGATCCGCACTCTTACTACCTGTTGAAAGCCCGTCCCGGTGAGCAGTTCCAGTCGATACGTCTTGCTCACCACCTGCATGTATTCTTGTGTTATTGTGCATATAGACTGACACCTTACAGATGCGACAGTCCTCTGCAGCCATTGTCTTCCCCTATCAGTCCCCAGTCGCTCCCAGCCTCACGTAGGCAGAGCTATAGTATGTCTAGTACCAGTCCTTCAACTTCCTGTATCACGCCTCTTCCAAACTCTGCTACATGTTCATTTTCTAGCCGAATAAAGCAAAGTGCTCCCGATCTTGATATTCCAAATCATGCAGCACAGCTCCATTGAGGTGCatttcctaataaagtggccgctCCCAGTGCAAACACATAGTGTTAACGCCTCTGCTCTCTTCCTCAGTGAAAGGACCTGACAATTAGTAAACTAATAACATCACTGTACAGCGTAACCCCATTTCTTTTGATTTCCAATAGGAAACCCAGCTGAATAAACACTACGAAGTATGCCTATAATTCAAAAGGCTTTTTGTATCCaagcagcaaagggttaaaccaatAAACTGACagccctcaaaaaaaaaaaaagggaatcaATGCAActtaaaactttgaaaaaaaaaaatctctgcttGATTCCTCTATTTCTCCAATTGGCTCATTGCCCATCTGGTTGTTATTAGCGGTTGTCAAGTGTACTTTAGGTCAGAAAGTACTAAATCCTGCTGGCTGAGGGACAGGCTGATTCCACACAGAGAACCTACAATACTGGGCTTTCCACGGGCTGAATCAGCAGCCATTCGTCTGCTGGTTTCAATGTAATCACCTCACAGGCAGTAATGAAAACAGCTTTGGAAattgagcagaaaaaaaaaaactgtcagctTTATCAAACCCAGGGCACACAGAGTTGGAAATGTATTCAATTTCTCCACCCGCCTAATATTAAGTAACAGCATTATtcatgagcattttttttttctttaaaccaatcaGAGCAGGTGAGGATCATTCTAAGAGAGTGTGTGAAGGTTCCACTGAGAACGTTGATCCTTCTAAATAGCAGAGGCTTCTGGGTCCAGCTTGCCTACGCTGTAGAATTCATGCCTGCAAAGCTTCGTCACACGGTCTGCAAACAATAAACGCTGCCATGTGTCCCTGCTGCAATTACTCTGGCGCTAGGAAGTAACAACGCTCAATGAGTCTCTGACCTTGCAGTGACCTTGACCAACGTAAACACACTGAGAGGTGATCAGACCACAACAGTGGGAGCCAGCTGACCTAAAATGGGTCCTGGTGTGATGGAAATGAAATACtaactgattgattgatttattttaaatcaggGGTCTGGATCTTTTAATCACACTGTGCTCTGATTCTGGAGGTTGCTAGCTTGTACAGTGCTTACCAGTTTGCACCTTGCCAATGAAAATCATGGGAATCGTTTCCTTACCTTGCTCAGGTGAAACTCCAGCCGCCGCATGAACCTCTCAATGGCTTTCACTTGCTGTCGAAATAAAGAAAGGCTCAGGTTCAACACTAGCAAGGAGAAGGGTTTAACAACTCGCTGACTGAACCCCAACACAGAACAGCAGAGGGGcggtacaaagaaaaaacagatcTATTCATACTAAATAGAGACATTTAAtacagactgcacttaaatacaAGGCTACTCGACATGGAggcaaaaaaaagataatactgtAACAGCAAAGGAAGGAAAAACGTGAACGCACCTTGTCCAATTCATACAGGAAGCCCTACAATGACAAAGAGCACAGGGTTACGATATTGAAATCACAAAGTAAATGATTAGGTTAGTTATCACCCCCTCTGTTCTGCAACCACACATTTTTCATGTTTCAATCTTTTTTCTATGTGCGAATTTAATCttagcttgctttgagcttgctaGAGGACTTCATTAATATCAGCGTTTCATGATTCAAAAGACATTCCTGGCAGTCTTTGATAGGGCGACCCGATTCCCAAAGCTCAGAACTGGGACACAttcaaaatagttttaaaactcCACTAGACAGTGCTTTGTTTAAGAATGCATCATATATTACTATTACTGTTTTCAcattaaactaacaaaaaacGACCACCTCTGGCTGCTGCACATCCACTGCGCCTTCCCTTTCCAATTCGTGGCCACATTTAACTACATGTTATAACCACACAGTAAGTATTGCTATTTTACCCTTAATTTCCATCATTTTCCGCACTttgaatagaagaaaaaaatgacCAATAGCAATATTGCAATATAACTGAACCACTGTGAATTATGTTGAGAGTATTTAAATGATTGTAATGGAATCTGAAGGCGCAGAACCTCTGACCTTTAATCTTTAGCTCAGGCGTCACTCACCAGTCTGGAGTTCCTCTTGGACTCTCTCATCTGTCGGGTCAGGCTGTCCAGCTCTAGCTGATGGACCTGCAGGTACGCTCTGCGGGAGGAAACAAAATGACATCACTTCCTCTGCCCGCTGTCTTTCTCTCCACACCAATGTGAACTCCTGCCAAGTGCCACACAAGACTCAAAACATTTTGAGACCGTTCCCATAGCAATGCTGTATGCAagggccatgcttttaccatagcaACAATGCAACAAACCAGCAAGTTTGCATTTCATATACTGTACCACTGGCAATTACTACTGTCCTCTGAAACACACATGCACAAGCAAAGGCTTTGGGTGAATTTGAACACTTGAAGTAATCTGCATTTGTGGATATTTTCAAGATAGTTGACGCAACTTGTttttaatgtactttttaaaagcctaAAAAGAGGTGTCAACTGCAGTGATATCCTTATAATCTTTAAAAAGGAGTATCGTGGGTTAGTGATCAGAGGATGTGCATAACCCACCAGTCATTGTTTAAAAAGACGCTCAAAGTGAggagaagggagggagagagggaggggttctTCGTGCTTTATTTGATAACATGGCAATGGTAGAGCACAGAATGAGTGGTCAGCACAGCGGCTTTCAAAACCTTCTGCTTTGAATTTAGGTCCCAATACAGCATCATCAGGGCTGTCATGAGCCATACTCACTACTGACCACACTGACTAATATTTTAGTAAATATGCACACATTTCACAACTTCTACATTCAACTTTTTCAAACCAAACATGCATTGAGGGGCTAGCTGTGTGTAGTGTTGCATTGAGGAGCTAGCTGTGTGTAGTGTTGCATTGAGGGGCTAGCTGTGTGTAGTGTTGCACTCAGGAGCTAGCTAGGCTGTGGTCTTGGATTCAGGAAGCAAGCCCTTACTGCAGGCCTCTCTTGAGCGCTTCGTAGACCTCGTCCAGCCGCT
Proteins encoded in this region:
- the LOC117424486 gene encoding rho family-interacting cell polarization regulator 1-like isoform X3, translating into MSLSVRPTRRITSSSINRSQSFAGVNSSDKHYRNRAVFSTPTSSRKFPSRASRMFTLSHKSLPPKVPQPERLDEVYEALKRGLQAYLQVHQLELDSLTRQMRESKRNSRLGFLYELDKQVKAIERFMRRLEFHLSKIDELYEAYCMHRRLRDGANKMVKAYTAGSPGSREARESLAEANKGYKEYTENMCMLESELENQLGEFQVKMKGLAGFARLCAGDQYEIFMKFGRQRWKLRGRIEINGKQVWDSEEMVFLPLITEFLSIKVTELKSLANHVVVGNVCCETKDLFAALPQTVAVDINDLGTIKLSLEVTWNPFDKDDQSSAASTVNKTATVNKRFSTYNQSPPDTPSLREQAFYNHPQATTEQHRWSLLDVFRETLVEKLSRNCLCGDVTSARLGSCDTKLYNMLRRQEEMENPAAWSNSSESSDDSSSPQLPINQRHAQKTVVQPEIQAAAPIIEIAFAPKEEPASAGDPASQEEEPCEEDREKSEVVVSNGHVRYSRSLSHISEASADAAIVESVATETVATETFPTDAVAETTVSFDAISVDDIIMEVPSTPERVEKTPDLKEQETQQRATDSQSTVSSKPKESGDVTRNSLVVVAQLPETTTQSTDQLSSPALTEAGVVTEGLAAAPRTEQRQSQQGASEVERPGQAEDTWEVPSEKAKSVDSGVEEALNTLISTLDDYRGQFPELQLLEQETRHLEEILMQRQGLCRSRASSISLTVEHALESFDFLNTHDLEDSVSGSSDEEREREEEEEEEEGASRTDSLQQGSSVPGEVLSEEIGLLGDSDVSPDHMSTGSEHLDRALVVHLDNCSHLLLQLGTFGPLRCREMYALDKLLREARVLGLVCKVSEEKSGVVNSAEEVLPFLESKHKALAFWSQCTESLNVYTTTAERFLQSLRSVFSAKLHDQHASRADTVFVKLAERVLEKRLPKRGRSGRQELITLFQYWSHLEEEGVSALDTYITELAEQVSLIQSLQSGDQDTVLKTLKRVPETQLQKEGLRALSLLLLDKRIKVSNAASALLRSLADSPRSRERALVSCLELLEDESVETRVAGCKALSCLKAKESIDQLVYLCQTDKDDVREAAKQALLSFGDEGKLAQRHAEDSQDGLPMLFAPGSMTSTAF
- the LOC117424486 gene encoding rho family-interacting cell polarization regulator 1-like isoform X5, with amino-acid sequence MQCGYRGRPSRAVSTMSLSVRPTRRITSSSINRSQSFAGVNSSDKHYRNRAVFSTPTSSRKFPSRASRMFTLSHKSLPPKVPQPERLDEVYEALKRGLQAYLQVHQLELDSLTRQMRESKRNSRLGFLYELDKQVKAIERFMRRLEFHLSKIDELYEAYCMHRRLRDGANKMVKAYTAGSPGSREARESLAEANKGYKEYTENMCMLESELENQLGEFQVKMKGLAGFARLCAGDQYEIFMKFGRQRWKLRGRIEINGKQVWDSEEMVFLPLITEFLSIKVTELKSLANHVVVGNVCCETKDLFAALPQTVAVDINDLGTIKLSLEVTWNPFDKDDQSSAASTVNKTATVNKRFSTYNQSPPDTPSLREQAFYNMLRRQEEMENPAAWSNSSESSDDSSSPQLPINQRHAQKTVVQPEIQAAAPIIEIAFAPKEEPASAGDPASQEEEPCEEDREKSEVVVSNGHVRYSRSLSHISEASADAAIVESVATETVATETFPTDAVAETTVSFDAISVDDIIMEVPSTPERVEKTPDLKEQETQQRATDSQSTVSSKPKESGDVTRNSLVVVAQLPETTTQSTDQLSSPALTEAGVVTEGLAAAPRTEQRQSQQGASEVERPGQAEDTWEVPSEKAKSVDSGVEEALNTLISTLDDYRGQFPELQLLEQETRHLEEILMRQGLCRSRASSISLTVEHALESFDFLNTHDLEDSVSGSSDEEREREEEEEEEEGASRTDSLQQGSSVPGEVLSEEIGLLGDSDVSPDHMSTGSEHLDRALVVHLDNCSHLLLQLGTFGPLRCREMYALDKLLREARVLGLVCKVSEEKSGVVNSAEEVLPFLESKHKALAFWSQCTESLNVYTTTAERFLQSLRSVFSAKLHDQHASRADTVFVKLAERVLEKRLPKRGRSGRQELITLFQYWSHLEEEGVSALDTYITELAEQVSLIQSLQSGDQDTVLKTLKRVPETQLQKEGLRALSLLLLDKRIKVSNAASALLRSLADSPRSRERALVSCLELLEDESVETRVAGCKALSCLKAKESIDQLVYLCQTDKDDVREAAKQALLSFGDEGKLAQRHAEDSQDGLPMLFAPGSMTSTAF